A single Plasmodium knowlesi strain H genome assembly, chromosome: 13 DNA region contains:
- a CDS encoding KIR protein, giving the protein MSGSSEEGKKLQCNKTLGDLQSYKSQLGQRIEKISSNEKNAAEGVAPVWCCLSNIYNSSNDKFGPCHLIYYTVGSMIYKKLKDKNKFDEIMKEVYDILKPQLKTSECNIRGNSDSGKKLFELMEKFSYYNLDRRNVWKESEGDSQKVNCEGCADYLREVSSACKVVEAYCKEEQNNKKCGVIELDEGDESSPGYVAQLIDSFIPKTENGKITEEELQRLKEKQECLKELPSDMKHRTFSDIKNQCSDGNGRFAGVMKERLRTSLNESGCGANCANQIIRGACSARGTHESSSPNGDHCTSLYYYIGSVISTVPGSVTLFKDFMNSVYEKLGEFGISGECTNIHPKLDDKTTFDNMKSVYYYTRDYTTIRPYIQVPGAGGFSCTDIIRGYLDNVLSAYKYMEQECPQGDEYGSRNNKQWCKNFKSMTATRSLTELLQLKSSLEHISSLSTADSTTAVTTGSAVGGTLFTLGLPLAAFLSYKYDLLPSGIRKFFHNGRSGTRMRRSAFEPNSDAEMENFTEYYTENGSTTTDPTEYSTVAGSSSNLTTTSTEDSSILYDEDGPSRSPPLPRKKRGGGNNRRGQNISYHSMER; this is encoded by the exons ATGAGTGGAAGTAGTGAAGAGGGGAAGAAACTTCAATGTAATAAGACGCTGGGTGATCTGCAAAGTTACAAGAGTCAACTGGGACAAAGAATAGAGAAAATTTCctcaaacgaaaaaaatgccgCGGAGGGTGTTGCCCCCGTCTGGTGTTGTTTATCTAACATATATAATTCAAGTAACGATAAGTTTGGACCTTGTCACCTTATATATTATACTGTAGGAAGCatgatatataaaaaattgaaggataaaaataagtTTGATGAAATTATGAAAGAAGTATACGATATATTGAAACCTCAGTTGAAGACGAGTGAATGTAACATACGGGGAAACAGTGACAGTGGGAAAAAGTTGTTCGAgttaatggaaaaattctCCTATTACAATTTGGACCGCAGGAATGTTTGGAAAGAAAGCGAAGGAGATTCTCAGAAAGTCAATTGTGAGGGATGTGCTGATTATTTAAGGGAAGTATCCAGTGCATGTAAGGTGGTGGAAGCATATTGTAAGGAGGAGCAGAATAATAAGAAGTGTGGGGTAATTGAACtggatgaaggtgatgaaaGCAGCCCAGGGTATGTGGCACAGTTGATAGATAGCTTCATTCCAAAAAccgaaaatggaaaaattacgGAGGAGGAACTACAGAGGCTGAAG GAAAAGCAGGAATGTTTGAAGGAGTTACCTTCAGACATGAAGCATAGGACATTCAGTGATATCAAAAATCAGTGTAGTGATGGTAATGGACGTTTTGCCGGggtaatgaaggaaaggttaAGGACATCACTGAATGAATCTGGATGTGGTGCGAACTGCGCCAATCAAATTATAAGAGGTGCATGTTCTGCACGCGGAACGCACGAAAGCAGTTCTCCCAATGGTGATCATTGCACGTCcctatattattatataggAAGTGTAATATCTACCGTACCAGGAAGTGTCACATTGTTCAAAGACTTTATGAATTCAGTTTACGAAAAATTAGGGGAGTTCGGAATTAGTGGCGAATGTACTAATATACACCCCAAATTGGACGACAAAACCACCTTCGATAACATGAAATCAGTATATTATTACACTCGAGACTACACTACTATAAGGCCATATATACAGGTTCCCGGGGCCGGAGGATTTTCCTGTACTGATATAATTCGTGGTTATTTGGACAACGTCCTTTCAGCCTATAAATATATGGAGCAAGAGTGCCCACAGGGGGACGAATATGGGAGTAGAAATAATAAACAATGGTGCAAGAATTTTAAGAGCATGACTGCTACACGTAGTCTTACGGAGTTATTACAATTAAAGTCTTCCTTAGAACATATATCCTCCCTGTCCACCGCGGACTCTACCACCGCGGTCACCACGGGCTCCGCCGTGGGTGGTACATTATTCACGTTAGGATTACCATTAGCTGCTTTCCTTTCTTACAAG TATGATCTTTTACCATCTGGAATACGTAAATTCTTCCATAATGGCAGAAGTGGAACCAGAATGAGAAGATCAGCATTCGAACCGAATTCTGAcgcagaaatggaaaatttcacTGAATATTACACAGAAAACGGCTCAACAACAACAGATCCAACAGAATATTCCACAGTAGCAGGTTCATCATCTAATTTAACAACAACTTCAACAGAGGACAGTTCTATTTTATATGATGAAGATGGACCATCGCGATCACCACCATTaccgagaaaaaaaaggggaggaggaaataatCGAAGGGGCCAAAATATTAGTTATCATAGTATGGAACGTTGA
- a CDS encoding proliferation-associated protein 2g4, putative, whose translation MEQTPDAKAEEIDLEKYTHSGSIANTTLKKIIEKCVEGAKICELCDFGEKVLKEELDKVYTKKEKGNKVEKGISFPVTINVNEVCNNYSPAPSDNEETIKSGDIVKICLGCHIDGHISMVGHTIYVGKENEVIEGPKAEVLKNAHTISQLFLKSLKVGVNASDITKNIQKACEELKCTVIPNCVTYQIKKYILEGSKFISLKENPENKIEDFQIESDDIYIIDVMVTTGDGKIKESDHKTTIYKREVQKNYHLKTNLGRSFINEVNKKFPVLPFHVKHVEDQRAALIGIPEALRHDLIKPYNVYTEKKKEFVSQFKYTVMVKEEGIKQLTGIKCSQLNNCKTVNEIQDETIKAILATSLTAKKKKSKGKPNGETPQDN comes from the exons ATGGAACAAACACCAGACGCTAAAGCTGAAGAGATCGACCTGGAGAAGTACACCCATTCTGGGTCCATCGCGAACACCACATTGAAGAAGATTATCGAGAAGTGTGTAGAAG GTGCGAAGATCTGCGAGCTATGTGACTTTGGAGAGAAGGTCCTGAAGGAGGAGCTGGACAAAgtgtacacaaaaaaagaaaaaggaaataaagtgGAAAAGGGGATTAGTTTCCCTGTGACGATTAACGTTAACGAAGTGTGCAACAATTACTCCCCCGCACCTTCCGATAATGAAGAGACCATAAAAAGTGGAGACATTGTTAAGATATGCCTGGGTTGCCATATAGATGGGCACATCAGTATGGTTGGGCACACCATCTACGTcggcaaagaaaatgaagtcaTCGAAGGTCCCAAGGCGGAAGTATTAAAGAACGCGCATACTATCTCGCAGCTATTTTTGAAAAGTCTAAAGGTTGGAGTAAACGCCAGTGACATAACCAAAAATATACAGAAGGCATGTGAAGAATTAAAATGTACTGTAATTCCAAACTGTGTAACTTATCAGATTAAGAAGTACATCTTGGAAGGAAGCAAATTTATTTCGCTAAAGGAGAACcctgaaaataaaattgaggACTTCCAGATAGAATCTGACGATATATACATCATCGACGTGATGGTCACCACAggggatggaaaaataaaagagagtGATCATAAGACAACCATTTATAAACGGGAGGTGCAAAAGAATTATCACTTGAAAACGAATTTGGGTAGATCCTTCATCAACGaggttaataaaaaattccccgtccttccttttcatgtGAAGCATGTAGAAGATCAGCGAGCCGCTCTCATCGGTATCCCCGAAGCCTTAAGGCATGACCTAATCAAACCGTACAATGTCTAtacggagaagaaaaaagaatttgtGTCTCAGTTTAAGTACACCGTTATGgttaaggaagaaggaattaaGCAGCTCACTGGTATCAAGTGTTCTCAACTGAATAACTGCAAAACGGTGAATGAAATCCAGGACGAGACGATCAAGGCCATTCTGGCTACGTCCCTGACGgccaagaagaagaagtctAAGGGGAAGCCCAACGGGGAAACGCCCCAGGATAACTGA
- a CDS encoding major facilitator superfamily domain-containing protein, putative has product MEKTETSTNEGAGKWWKGGMSIIRNMIQNQKKLFPQSNLQYTYINTFILCLLFTFIHKYLDQTLPSLYKSIENDFNIDVKTLYYMNTMYKLAYSAFNFFFALFFDYSFKKIFLEKYEEASAGKNIISSTSGNANGERNDGVKEDRVGGVDSGVSDTQYEIQFKGEQESGTNKAACVNSGVKVVEEEKTTNGEKKRHNSTYVSDEVIWSEYRYTLNILVVSSIVYVVVIFGIMLSNNFLYFFFFMFIMGINNSCIYILIQKIYTNNVFSENRSTIFGFLHFFSSISHMVSISINTNLSNKFYLGFNGWRICYFVISFFPILVCIYLLGLIKQKKFQSSRSKNYSFSYLVSLDHMTDICQESEKEENCFKRENNKLENLQGASKERADQKKKKKKKKEEEEILLFNAEQGKPSMEGNCGEVSEKVEEQKHQHQEEGHRHLPLGTSKSYDSKYVLHREGLANISKACDDTAYLHNSSKLSVRHSASTNDDLNTISLISASERINSNLIKRSLCHMALKKGSSLKGTALNVDASRSSSGESAVSGEGDCTTVGKGNYSKWRKNHMEDADKKKKKKKTSLEDDANEMTGKGTNSASSPSSIFAKRNEEREKYEHREELDNLLEDDEKEKDKKMKYEFSYLYEIKYVFKNYSFWLMITMGMLNGIPKHVLSLMIYFFQYCNISDFRSGLIISLSWLCASLISPFIGIISDYIYKLNKDINRQRIGMCTHCLRIILMFTMFFFVPKEADSFIYFVIISLLMGILSGWINIGTHKPIIIDIVKQRHTAFVMALMSAFENIGSSIIGTFFLSFLLNRYNYIDKRKVGSVHVNVNSVHVNVNKHNVHVLSDVLLILTCFPWLISFCLLYVLKFTYKKDKLYNNLF; this is encoded by the coding sequence atggaaaaaacggaGACAAGCACCAACGAGGGTGCGGGGAAATGGTGGAAAGGGGGCATGTCAATAATCAGGAACATGATTcaaaaccaaaaaaaattattccccCAAAGTAATCTGCAGTATACCTACATAAACACATTTATATTGTGTCTGCTTTTTACCTTTATACATAAGTATCTGGATCAGACTCTTCCCTCCTTGTACAAGTCCATTGAAAATGACTTCAACATTGATGTGAAAACATTGTACTACATGAACACCATGTACAAGTTGGCGTACTCtgccttcaattttttttttgcgctttttttcgattactcctttaagaagatATTTTTGGAGAAGTATGAGGAGGCCAGCGCAGGGAAGAACATCATCAGCAGCACGAGTGGAAACGCCAATGGAGAGAGAAACGACGGGGTCAAGGAGGACAGGGTTGGAGGCGTGGATAGCGGTGTGAGTGACACCCAATACGAAATACAATTCAAGGGAGAGCAGGAGAGCGGCACAAACAAGGCGGCCTGCGTAAATAGCGGTGTGAAGGTagtggaagaggaaaaaacaaccaatggggaaaaaaagaggcataaTAGCACGTATGTCAGCGACGAAGTAATTTGGAGTGAGTACAGATACACACTTAACATTTTAGTGGTCTCTTCCATCGTCTACGTGGTAGTCATTTTTGGCATCATGCTGTCAAATAACTTcctgtacttttttttttttatgtttattatGGGAATCAACAATTCATGTATATACATCTTAATTCAGAAAATTTACACAAACAACGTTTTTAGTGAAAACCGAAGTACCATTTTTggcttccttcattttttctcgtcCATTTCGCACATGGTGTCCATTTCGATAAACACCAATCTGAGTAATAAGTTCTACTTGGGGTTTAATGGATGGCGAATATGCTACTTCGTAATATCCTTCTTTCCGATACTCGTCTGCATATACCTGCTAGGGTTAAtcaagcaaaaaaaattccaaagtAGCAGAAGCAAAAACTACAGCTTTAGTTATTTGGTCTCCTTGGACCACATGACGGATATCTGTCAGGAGAgcgagaaggaggaaaattgcTTCAAGAGGGAAAACAACAAATTGGAGAATCTCCAGGGTGCAAGCAAGGAAAGGGCAGaccagaagaaaaagaagaagaagaagaaagaggaggaagaaattttactttttaatgCAGAACAGGGTAAACCCTCCATGGAGGGCAATTGTGGAGAAGTCAGTGAAAAGGTGGAGGAGCAGAAACATCAGCATCAGGAAGAGGGGCATCGCCATCTACCCCTTGGAACGAGTAAAAGTTACGACAGCAAGTATGTGTTACATAGGGAAGGACTGGCCAATATATCCAAAGCGTGCGACGACACAGCCTATTTGCATAATTCGAGCAAATTGAGTGTAAGGCACAGCGCAAGTACGAATGATGATTTGAACACCATTAGTTTAATATCGGCGAGCGAAAGGATAAATAGTAATCTTATTAAGCGATCCCTTTGCCACATGGCTTTGAAGAAGGGGAGTTCCCTGAAGGGTACCGCGCTAAATGTAGACGCCAGTAGAAGTAGCAGCGGGGAAAGTGCAGTTAGCGGGGAGGGAGACTGTACAACTGTGGGAAAGGGGAACTActccaaatggagaaagaatCATATGGAAGACGcagataaaaagaagaaaaaaaaaaaaacttctctGGAAGATGATGCGAATGAAATGACAGGGAAGGGAACAAACTCTGCCTCGTCCCcctcctccatttttgcaaagcgaaatgaagaaagagaaaaatacgaACATAGAGAAGAATTGGACAATCTACTAGAAGatgacgaaaaggaaaaagataaaaagatGAAGTATGAATTTTCATACCTATACGAAATTAAAtacgtttttaaaaattacagtTTCTGGTTAATGATCACGATGGGAATGTTAAATGGAATCCCGAAGCATGTCCTCAGTTTaatgatttatttttttcagtattGTAATATATCGGATTTCAGAAGTGGCTTAATAATATCCTTAAGTTGGCTTTGTGCGAGTTTAATTTCTCCCTTCATTGGGATTATCAGtgattatatttataaattaaACAAAGACATCAATCGACAACGGATAGGAATGTGTACGCACTGCTTAAGGATCATCTTAATGTTTacgatgtttttttttgtgcccaAGGAAGCGGAttcttttatatattttgttatAATTTCTCTTCTTATGGGTATTTTAAGTGGGTGGATAAATATAGGCACACATAAACCTATCATAATTGACATTGTCAAACAGAGACACACTGCTTTCGTCATGGCGTTGATGAGTGCTTTCGAGAACATTGGGTCTTCCATCATTggcacttttttcctttccttccttctcaatCGATATAACTATATCGACAAGAGGAAGGTCGGTAGTGTCCACGTGAATGTCAACAGCGTGCACGTTAATGTCAACAAACACAATGTCCATGTTTTATCCGACGTCCTGCTAATCTTGACTTGCTTCCCCTGGTTGATATCTTTCTGCCTCCTCTACGTGCTCAAGTTTACCTACAAGAAGGATAAGCTGTACAACAATTTGTTTTAG